A single genomic interval of Streptomyces sp. NBC_00663 harbors:
- a CDS encoding phosphotransferase family protein produces the protein MTATALLSELTTRAEATAHSRTSTCVCGTSTLADRPDATVVRHADTVAKAHAPATPPAALTARLTAAVHLPDVLLPPLSPTPADLHGRLVTFWPYGTPVDPENPDAAPWEEVAALLARLHRTPAAPDLPPMRGPAKAAQAVDRLRAVPPHPATDPVLRAWAALPAWARAEAPMPDTRTLCHGDLHLGQLVRHPAPDGPWLLIDVDDLGTGVPAWDLARPAAWYACGLLPPDEWTRFLDAYRAADGPAVPPHGDPWPALDVPARALTVQTAARALTKALTAGRPLDEVELSLIDACARMGSAPPELTGTFAK, from the coding sequence GTGACCGCCACCGCCCTGCTCTCCGAGCTCACCACCCGAGCCGAGGCCACGGCCCACTCCCGCACCTCGACCTGTGTCTGCGGCACCAGCACCCTCGCCGACCGCCCCGACGCCACGGTGGTCCGTCATGCCGACACGGTCGCGAAGGCCCACGCCCCCGCCACACCCCCGGCCGCACTGACCGCCCGCCTCACCGCCGCCGTCCACCTTCCCGACGTCCTCCTTCCGCCGCTCAGCCCCACACCGGCGGACCTCCACGGCCGCCTCGTCACGTTCTGGCCGTACGGCACCCCCGTGGACCCGGAGAACCCGGACGCGGCCCCCTGGGAGGAGGTGGCGGCTCTCCTCGCCCGTCTCCACCGCACCCCCGCTGCCCCGGACCTGCCCCCGATGCGTGGCCCGGCCAAGGCGGCCCAGGCGGTCGACCGCCTCCGCGCGGTCCCTCCCCACCCGGCTACGGATCCCGTCCTGCGCGCCTGGGCCGCCCTCCCCGCCTGGGCCCGGGCCGAGGCGCCCATGCCGGACACCCGGACCCTCTGTCATGGCGACCTCCACCTCGGCCAACTCGTCCGCCACCCCGCACCCGACGGTCCCTGGCTCCTCATCGACGTCGACGACCTCGGCACCGGCGTCCCCGCCTGGGACCTCGCCCGCCCGGCTGCCTGGTACGCCTGCGGTCTGCTCCCGCCCGACGAGTGGACCCGCTTCCTCGACGCCTACCGAGCCGCGGACGGACCCGCCGTACCGCCCCACGGCGACCCCTGGCCCGCCCTGGACGTCCCGGCCCGCGCCCTCACCGTCCAGACCGCGGCACGCGCGCTGACGAAGGCCCTGACCGCAGGCCGCCCGCTCGACGAGGTCGAACTGTCCCTGATCGACGCCTGTGCCCGAATGGGTTCCGCCCCACCCGAGTTGACCGGGACTTTCGCGAAGTAG
- a CDS encoding TFIIB-type zinc ribbon-containing protein encodes MQCPKCHAPMHTYNRNGVQIEQCSGCRGIFLDYGELEALTRLESQWSQPAPPPPAAPQAYPTAPAAPAWGAPQHGGHHGGHYGHHQRHKSFGHMLFSS; translated from the coding sequence ATGCAGTGTCCCAAGTGCCATGCACCCATGCACACGTACAACCGCAACGGCGTTCAGATCGAGCAGTGCAGTGGCTGCCGCGGGATATTCCTCGACTACGGCGAGCTTGAGGCGCTGACCCGCCTGGAGTCCCAGTGGAGCCAGCCCGCCCCGCCGCCACCGGCCGCCCCGCAGGCGTACCCCACGGCTCCCGCGGCGCCCGCCTGGGGTGCCCCGCAGCACGGCGGTCACCACGGCGGCCACTACGGTCACCACCAGCGGCACAAGAGCTTCGGCCACATGCTGTTCTCCAGCTGA
- a CDS encoding chorismate-binding protein, which produces MLDLAPLARFGDRVATGLLDVTSDPAALDSSGFWAVCADFEGRLTCARFRDVRREPVPAPVPGAWQGPAVGDWTSSLDRAGYTAGVRRIREHIAAGEVYQANLCRVLSAPVAPDADVDALTALLARGNPAPYAGTIRLPEHGVEISTASPELFLRRDDRVVESGPIKGTGRTEADLLEKDYAENVMIVDLVRNDIGQVCATGSVSVPDLCVVEKHPGLVHLVSTVRGELRDGAGWPELLAAAFPPGSVTGAPKSSALRIIDALETAPRGPYCGGVGWVDADRGTGELAVGIRTFWIDRAQGALRFGTGAGITWGSDPEGEWRETELKAARLLAVASGTYEVSGEGPAT; this is translated from the coding sequence GTGCTCGACCTCGCTCCCCTCGCCCGTTTCGGTGACCGTGTGGCCACCGGTCTCCTCGACGTCACCAGCGACCCGGCCGCCCTGGACTCCAGCGGCTTCTGGGCGGTCTGCGCCGACTTCGAGGGCCGTCTGACCTGCGCCCGCTTCCGGGACGTACGCCGGGAGCCGGTGCCCGCCCCGGTACCGGGGGCGTGGCAGGGCCCGGCGGTCGGCGACTGGACGTCGTCCCTCGACCGCGCCGGGTACACGGCCGGGGTGCGGCGCATCCGCGAGCACATCGCGGCCGGCGAGGTCTATCAGGCGAACCTCTGCCGCGTCCTGAGCGCGCCCGTGGCCCCCGACGCCGACGTGGACGCGCTGACCGCGCTGCTGGCCCGCGGCAACCCGGCACCGTACGCAGGAACGATCCGGCTGCCCGAGCACGGCGTGGAGATATCCACCGCCTCCCCCGAGCTGTTCCTGCGCCGCGACGACCGGGTCGTCGAGTCCGGGCCGATCAAAGGCACCGGGCGCACCGAGGCGGACCTCCTGGAGAAGGACTACGCCGAGAACGTCATGATCGTGGACCTGGTCCGCAACGACATCGGCCAGGTCTGCGCCACCGGCAGCGTGAGCGTCCCCGACCTGTGCGTCGTGGAGAAGCACCCCGGCCTCGTGCACCTCGTCTCGACGGTCCGCGGCGAGCTGCGCGACGGCGCGGGCTGGCCGGAGCTGCTGGCCGCCGCCTTCCCACCCGGCTCCGTCACCGGGGCGCCCAAGTCCAGCGCCCTGCGCATCATCGACGCCCTGGAGACCGCACCCCGCGGCCCGTACTGCGGGGGCGTCGGCTGGGTCGACGCCGACCGGGGTACCGGAGAGCTGGCCGTCGGCATCCGCACCTTCTGGATCGACCGCGCCCAGGGCGCGCTGCGCTTCGGCACCGGCGCGGGCATCACCTGGGGTTCCGACCCCGAGGGGGAGTGGCGGGAGACCGAGCTGAAGGCCGCCCGGCTGCTCGCGGTAGCGTCGGGAACGTACGAGGTGAGCGGAGAGGGACCAGCAACGTGA
- a CDS encoding aminotransferase class IV — MKIWLDGVLQDSESARVSVFDHGLTVGDGVFETVKAVDGRPFALTRHLDRLTLSARGLGLPDPDLDEVRRACAAVLDANPMPLGRLRITYTGGHGPLGSDRGEHGPTLVVALGETTRRPDSTAVITVPWTRNERSALTGLKTTSYAENVVALSRAHGQGASEALFANTVGQLCEGTGSNVFVVLDGEIHTPPLASGCLAGITRALTVEWTGAQETDLPLDVLERAEEVFLTSTLRDVQAVHRVDGRELPATPGPVTAKAMRVFGERAGNDLDP, encoded by the coding sequence GTGAAGATATGGCTCGACGGCGTGCTACAGGACAGCGAGTCCGCCCGCGTCTCCGTCTTCGACCACGGGCTGACCGTGGGCGACGGCGTCTTCGAGACCGTGAAGGCGGTGGACGGCCGTCCCTTCGCCCTGACCCGGCACCTGGACCGGCTGACCCTCTCGGCGCGCGGCCTCGGTCTGCCCGACCCGGACCTGGACGAGGTGCGCCGCGCCTGCGCCGCCGTTCTCGACGCCAACCCCATGCCGCTCGGCCGGCTGCGCATCACCTACACCGGCGGCCACGGCCCGCTCGGCTCCGACCGCGGCGAACACGGCCCGACCCTGGTCGTCGCCCTCGGTGAGACGACCCGCCGCCCCGACTCCACGGCCGTGATCACGGTCCCCTGGACCCGCAACGAGCGCAGCGCGCTGACCGGCCTGAAGACCACCTCGTACGCCGAGAACGTCGTCGCGCTCTCCCGCGCGCACGGCCAGGGTGCTTCCGAGGCGCTGTTCGCGAACACCGTCGGGCAGCTGTGCGAGGGCACCGGGTCGAACGTCTTCGTCGTCCTGGACGGTGAGATCCACACCCCGCCGCTCGCCTCCGGCTGCCTCGCGGGCATCACGCGCGCGTTGACCGTCGAATGGACCGGCGCCCAGGAGACCGACCTGCCGCTGGACGTCCTGGAGCGGGCAGAGGAGGTCTTCCTCACCTCCACCCTGCGCGACGTACAGGCCGTGCACCGCGTCGACGGACGCGAACTGCCCGCCACCCCGGGTCCGGTGACCGCCAAGGCCATGCGCGTCTTCGGCGAGCGGGCCGGGAACGACCTCGACCCGTAG
- a CDS encoding GNAT family N-acetyltransferase: MTTTLRPTEPLQQNADGTRSRHYQVCVNSRPVGTVHLGTSPAFGASVARIHELRIEEPDRRRGRGTVAALAAEEVARGWGCREIEISVPGTAEAALRLVTALGYVLRNRGMEKQLDDTPPTLPDGYRARPMTEADFETWQAHEMEDYARTWIDRGVPEAEARAKSERDHETLLPQGLGTKDMWFNILEHEGTRVGVLWLALRDGKPFVYDVEVDADQRGHGHGRALMLLAETQAHALGKRTIGLNVFADNTPAERLYESLGYETTRYAYYKRLL, from the coding sequence ATGACCACGACCCTGCGGCCGACCGAGCCGCTCCAGCAGAACGCCGACGGCACGCGTTCGCGCCACTACCAGGTGTGCGTGAACAGCCGCCCCGTCGGCACCGTCCACCTCGGCACCTCGCCCGCCTTCGGGGCCTCGGTGGCGCGCATCCACGAGCTGCGCATCGAGGAACCCGACCGGCGACGGGGCCGCGGGACGGTGGCCGCGCTGGCCGCCGAGGAGGTCGCGCGCGGCTGGGGCTGCCGGGAGATCGAGATCAGCGTCCCCGGGACCGCCGAGGCGGCCCTGCGGCTCGTCACGGCGCTCGGCTACGTCCTGCGCAACCGCGGCATGGAGAAGCAGCTCGACGACACCCCGCCCACCCTGCCGGACGGCTACCGGGCGCGCCCCATGACCGAGGCCGACTTCGAGACCTGGCAGGCGCACGAGATGGAGGACTACGCGCGCACCTGGATCGATCGGGGCGTGCCCGAGGCCGAGGCCCGCGCCAAGTCCGAGCGCGACCACGAGACGCTCCTGCCCCAGGGCCTCGGTACCAAGGACATGTGGTTCAACATCCTCGAACACGAGGGCACCCGCGTGGGCGTCCTGTGGCTCGCCCTGCGCGACGGGAAGCCCTTCGTCTACGACGTCGAGGTCGACGCGGACCAGCGCGGCCACGGCCACGGCCGCGCCCTGATGCTCCTCGCGGAGACCCAGGCCCACGCCCTCGGCAAACGCACGATCGGCCTCAATGTGTTCGCGGACAACACCCCGGCCGAGCGGTTGTACGAGTCACTCGGGTACGAGACGACGAGGTACGCCTACTACAAGCGGCTGCTGTAG
- a CDS encoding DsbA family protein, with amino-acid sequence MSDSSPVRSVVPVVDVWCELQCPDCRGALDDVRALRARYGDRLELRLRHFPLEKHKHAFAAAQAAEEAAEQGKAWEYVEAVLGRVEELDRKGEPFLVEVAGELGLDAEEFDTALIDGRHILIVDADQAEGKAIGVTGTPTYVVDGERLDGGKSQEGLRERIEEIVDRLLAAGEGA; translated from the coding sequence ATGAGTGACTCCTCCCCCGTGCGTTCCGTCGTTCCCGTGGTTGATGTCTGGTGCGAGCTTCAGTGCCCGGACTGCCGTGGCGCCCTGGACGACGTCCGGGCCCTGCGCGCCCGCTACGGCGACCGGCTGGAGTTGCGGCTGCGGCACTTCCCGCTGGAGAAGCACAAGCACGCGTTCGCGGCCGCGCAGGCCGCCGAGGAGGCCGCGGAGCAGGGCAAGGCGTGGGAGTACGTCGAGGCTGTGCTGGGGCGGGTCGAGGAGCTGGACCGTAAGGGAGAGCCCTTCCTGGTCGAGGTGGCCGGTGAACTGGGCCTCGACGCCGAGGAGTTCGACACCGCGCTGATCGACGGCCGGCACATCCTGATCGTGGACGCCGACCAGGCCGAGGGCAAGGCGATCGGCGTGACCGGCACCCCGACGTACGTCGTGGACGGCGAGCGTCTCGACGGCGGCAAGAGCCAGGAGGGCCTGCGCGAGCGCATCGAGGAGATCGTGGACCGGCTGCTGGCCGCCGGCGAAGGCGCCTGA
- a CDS encoding CGNR zinc finger domain-containing protein yields MLITHDTRCALDAVVDLVNTAPEDTTTPDALPDVAALEDFVRKNEISDVGVLSEFDLSAVRKIRGRFAAIFSAPDARVAAGMINELVAAAGTTPRLTDHDGYDWHVHYFAPGASVADHLAADCGMALAFFVVAGEQERLRRCEAPDCRRAFVDLSRNRSRRYCDSRTCGNRLHVAAYRARRKEAAG; encoded by the coding sequence GTGCTCATCACCCATGACACCCGGTGTGCCCTCGATGCCGTGGTGGATCTGGTGAACACCGCACCGGAGGACACCACGACCCCGGACGCGCTGCCGGACGTCGCCGCTCTCGAGGATTTCGTACGAAAGAACGAAATCAGCGATGTCGGGGTTCTCTCGGAGTTCGACCTCTCCGCGGTGCGCAAGATCCGCGGACGGTTCGCCGCGATCTTCTCGGCCCCGGACGCCCGGGTCGCGGCCGGGATGATCAACGAGCTGGTGGCCGCCGCGGGCACCACGCCCCGGCTCACGGACCACGACGGCTACGACTGGCATGTGCACTACTTCGCGCCGGGCGCCTCCGTCGCCGACCACCTGGCGGCCGACTGCGGGATGGCGCTGGCCTTCTTCGTGGTCGCCGGGGAGCAGGAGCGGCTGCGGCGCTGCGAGGCACCCGACTGCCGGCGCGCCTTCGTCGACCTCTCCCGCAATCGCTCGCGCCGCTACTGCGACAGCCGCACCTGCGGGAACCGTCTGCACGTGGCCGCGTACCGGGCGCGCCGCAAGGAAGCGGCGGGCTGA
- a CDS encoding SsgA family sporulation/cell division regulator: MNTTVSCELHLRLVVSSESSLPVPAGLRYDTADPYAVHATFHTGAEETVEWVFARDLLAEGLHRPTGTGDVRVWPSRSHGQGVVCIALSSPEGEALLEAPARALESFLKRTDAAVPPGTEHRHFDLDQELSHILAES, translated from the coding sequence ATGAACACCACGGTCAGCTGCGAGCTGCACCTGCGCCTCGTTGTGTCGAGCGAGTCCTCCCTGCCTGTCCCCGCAGGCCTGCGGTACGACACGGCCGACCCCTACGCCGTGCACGCCACCTTCCACACCGGAGCCGAGGAGACCGTCGAGTGGGTGTTCGCCCGCGACCTCCTCGCGGAGGGCCTCCACCGGCCCACCGGCACCGGCGACGTCCGAGTCTGGCCGTCGCGCAGTCACGGTCAGGGCGTCGTGTGCATCGCCCTGAGCTCCCCGGAGGGCGAAGCACTGCTCGAGGCCCCGGCACGGGCCCTGGAGTCGTTCCTGAAGCGCACGGACGCTGCTGTGCCGCCCGGCACGGAGCACCGGCACTTCGACCTCGATCAGGAGCTCTCGCACATCCTGGCGGAAAGCTAG
- a CDS encoding TIGR02611 family protein, with product MNTGSDDRAEAAVASDETQTSVAESGHGLGSKAPEFIKARRMLHLSWQVGIFIIGLAVVVLGIIMLPLPGPGWVVIFGGMAIWATEFVWAQLVLRWTKRKVTEAAQKALDPKVRRRNIILTSIGLVIVAALVGVYLYKFGFEMPWNIKDQ from the coding sequence ATGAACACGGGGAGTGACGACCGGGCCGAGGCGGCCGTGGCGTCGGACGAGACGCAGACCAGCGTGGCGGAGAGCGGGCACGGGCTCGGCTCGAAAGCGCCGGAATTCATCAAGGCGCGCCGCATGCTGCACCTGAGCTGGCAGGTCGGGATCTTCATCATCGGCCTGGCGGTCGTGGTCCTGGGGATCATCATGCTTCCGCTGCCGGGGCCCGGCTGGGTCGTGATCTTCGGCGGCATGGCGATCTGGGCGACCGAGTTCGTCTGGGCCCAGCTGGTGCTGCGCTGGACGAAGCGCAAGGTGACCGAGGCGGCCCAGAAGGCGCTCGATCCCAAGGTCCGCCGACGCAACATCATCCTGACGTCGATCGGCCTGGTGATCGTGGCCGCGCTCGTCGGGGTCTATCTCTACAAGTTCGGCTTCGAGATGCCCTGGAACATCAAGGACCAGTGA
- a CDS encoding extracellular solute-binding protein translates to MGTSRNVERRTILKVAGGAAATLGLATTTACGGDSGSGDGNVTLRYAWWGGEPRTIAMKKAIAVFEKKYPKIKIKPEFTDYAAFWEKFQTQASGGNPPDVFQNAVGFLRKYDKRGVLMDLKSQADSGNLDLKNFRNGVLANGQVDGKQLGIPVGANTMALVIDLNAFKKAGVEAKMGWTWDEYFDALQTIQDKLKIAGDTGYFSIMYLYDLYLRQNGKAFFTDSDLGFTEDDLTQWWSDGYKRVKAGLVADPKKIEQVQPKSGLSAGLAAGEFTWDNFSIRYEGEGESDYGLAPIPTTNGKDTGQYLGSLMLSAFSGSKHPKEAAQFISFMVHDPEVGKIMGYDRGILSTTEQYDAFVPTDDQNKGVKAYEEEVAKAGVLGKITPHPSGADVVETAFLRIGGEVAQGKTKPADAAKALFSEAKAAFAG, encoded by the coding sequence GTGGGAACCAGCAGGAATGTTGAGAGGCGTACGATCCTGAAGGTGGCCGGTGGAGCGGCGGCCACGCTCGGGCTGGCCACGACGACGGCATGCGGAGGCGACAGCGGCTCCGGCGACGGGAATGTGACGCTCCGTTATGCGTGGTGGGGCGGCGAACCGCGCACCATTGCCATGAAGAAGGCGATCGCGGTCTTCGAGAAGAAGTACCCGAAGATCAAGATCAAGCCCGAATTCACCGACTACGCGGCGTTCTGGGAGAAGTTCCAGACGCAGGCCTCCGGTGGAAATCCGCCGGACGTTTTCCAGAATGCCGTCGGATTTCTGCGCAAGTACGACAAGCGCGGAGTTCTGATGGACCTCAAGTCCCAGGCGGACTCCGGGAACCTGGACCTGAAGAACTTCCGCAACGGCGTTCTGGCGAACGGTCAGGTCGACGGCAAGCAGCTCGGCATCCCCGTCGGCGCCAACACCATGGCGCTCGTCATCGACCTCAACGCCTTCAAGAAGGCGGGCGTAGAGGCGAAGATGGGCTGGACCTGGGACGAGTACTTCGACGCGCTCCAGACGATCCAGGACAAGCTGAAGATCGCCGGTGACACCGGCTACTTCAGCATCATGTACCTGTACGACCTGTACCTGCGTCAGAACGGCAAGGCGTTCTTCACCGACTCCGATCTCGGCTTCACCGAGGACGATCTGACGCAGTGGTGGTCGGACGGCTACAAGCGCGTGAAGGCCGGGCTCGTCGCCGACCCCAAGAAGATCGAGCAGGTCCAGCCCAAGTCGGGTCTGTCGGCCGGGCTCGCCGCGGGCGAGTTCACCTGGGACAACTTCTCCATCCGTTACGAGGGCGAGGGCGAGTCGGACTACGGGCTCGCGCCGATCCCCACCACCAACGGCAAGGACACCGGCCAGTACCTCGGCTCGCTGATGCTCAGCGCCTTCTCCGGGAGCAAGCACCCCAAGGAGGCCGCCCAGTTCATCAGCTTCATGGTCCACGACCCCGAGGTCGGCAAGATCATGGGCTACGACCGCGGCATCCTCTCCACGACCGAGCAGTACGACGCGTTCGTGCCCACCGACGACCAGAACAAGGGCGTCAAGGCGTACGAGGAAGAGGTCGCCAAGGCCGGTGTGCTGGGGAAGATCACCCCGCACCCGTCCGGCGCCGATGTCGTCGAGACGGCGTTCCTGCGCATCGGCGGTGAGGTCGCCCAGGGCAAGACCAAGCCGGCCGACGCCGCCAAGGCGCTGTTCAGCGAGGCCAAGGCCGCGTTCGCGGGCTGA
- a CDS encoding carbohydrate ABC transporter permease, with translation MTLVKEAPARPAKKRSAAPAAGRRGRRRENIAGYLFMSPWIAGFLVLTAGPMIASLYYAFTRYNLFTPPEWVGLDNFQTMFQDPRWQKSVEVTLKYVVVATPLKLLLALGVALLLAQKRSGQGLYRAAFYMPSLIGASVSVGFVWRALFSDDAIVDRTQKIFGVDVGGWIGNPDYVIYALVALSIWQFGAPMVIFLAGLKQVPQELYEAAEMDGAGPLRRFWNITLPMISPVLFFNVLLESIHAFQVFGSAYVVSNTQCGPADATLVYTCYLYQKGFKEAQMGFASAMAWTLVVAVALVTAVLFWSQKKWVHYEEAAK, from the coding sequence ATGACGCTCGTCAAGGAAGCGCCCGCGCGCCCGGCGAAGAAGCGGTCCGCCGCTCCTGCCGCCGGGCGGCGCGGGCGGCGCCGCGAGAACATCGCCGGCTATCTTTTCATGTCGCCGTGGATCGCCGGGTTCCTGGTGCTCACGGCGGGGCCGATGATCGCGTCGCTGTACTACGCGTTCACCCGGTACAACCTGTTCACGCCACCCGAGTGGGTGGGGCTGGACAACTTCCAGACGATGTTCCAGGACCCGCGCTGGCAGAAGTCGGTCGAGGTCACACTGAAGTACGTCGTCGTGGCCACACCGCTGAAGCTGCTGCTCGCGCTCGGTGTCGCGCTGCTGCTCGCACAGAAGCGGAGCGGACAGGGGCTGTACCGGGCCGCGTTCTACATGCCCTCGCTCATCGGCGCCAGCGTCTCCGTCGGCTTCGTGTGGCGGGCGCTGTTCTCGGACGACGCGATCGTGGACCGTACGCAGAAGATCTTCGGGGTCGACGTCGGCGGCTGGATCGGCAACCCCGACTACGTCATCTATGCCTTGGTCGCCCTGAGCATCTGGCAGTTCGGCGCACCGATGGTCATCTTCCTGGCCGGTCTCAAGCAGGTCCCGCAGGAGCTGTACGAGGCCGCCGAGATGGACGGAGCCGGGCCCCTGCGCCGGTTCTGGAACATCACGCTGCCGATGATCTCCCCCGTGCTGTTCTTCAACGTGCTGTTGGAGTCGATCCACGCGTTCCAGGTGTTCGGGTCCGCGTACGTCGTCTCCAACACCCAGTGCGGGCCCGCCGACGCCACCCTCGTCTACACCTGTTACCTCTACCAGAAGGGCTTCAAGGAGGCCCAGATGGGCTTCGCCTCCGCGATGGCCTGGACGCTGGTGGTCGCGGTGGCGCTCGTCACGGCGGTCCTGTTCTGGTCGCAGAAGAAGTGGGTGCACTACGAGGAGGCCGCCAAGTGA
- a CDS encoding carbohydrate ABC transporter permease: MTSATSSPVVHTASERRRFGSIAWHVGSLAVLAVVLYPVIWVLGASFKPSKDIIASIDLLPTKPVWENFSGLADGISGISIGTFFTNSLLYAGLAVAGVVLSSSLTAYAFAKIRFAGRNLLFTLMIGTLLLPYHVLLIPQYVMFRKLELTDTLVPLVAGKFLATEAFFVFLMVQFMRGLPKELDEAAKLDGCGHFRTYWSIVLPLTRPALITSAIFTFINAWNDFMGPLIYLNTPDKYTVSLGLMMFRDQEGISNYGSMIAMSLVALVPVIAFFMAFQRYLIDGMATSGLK, translated from the coding sequence GTGACCAGCGCCACCAGCAGTCCCGTCGTCCACACCGCGAGCGAGCGGCGGCGCTTCGGGTCGATCGCCTGGCATGTGGGCTCGCTCGCCGTCCTCGCGGTCGTCCTCTACCCGGTGATCTGGGTGCTCGGTGCCTCGTTCAAGCCGAGCAAGGACATCATCGCCAGCATCGACCTGCTGCCGACCAAGCCGGTCTGGGAGAACTTCTCGGGGCTGGCCGACGGTATCTCCGGCATCTCCATCGGCACCTTCTTCACCAACTCCCTGCTGTACGCCGGACTTGCCGTGGCCGGGGTCGTGCTGTCCAGCTCGCTGACCGCCTACGCCTTCGCCAAGATCCGGTTCGCGGGGCGGAACCTGCTGTTCACGCTGATGATCGGCACACTGCTGCTGCCGTATCACGTGCTGCTCATCCCGCAGTACGTGATGTTCCGCAAGCTGGAACTCACCGACACCCTGGTGCCGCTCGTCGCGGGCAAGTTCCTGGCCACGGAGGCGTTCTTCGTCTTCCTGATGGTGCAGTTCATGCGCGGGCTGCCCAAGGAGCTGGACGAGGCCGCCAAGCTCGACGGCTGCGGGCACTTCAGGACCTACTGGTCCATCGTGCTGCCGCTGACCCGCCCGGCCCTCATCACCAGCGCCATCTTCACGTTCATCAACGCCTGGAACGACTTCATGGGGCCGTTGATCTACCTCAACACCCCGGACAAGTACACCGTCTCGCTCGGCCTGATGATGTTCCGCGACCAGGAGGGCATCTCCAACTACGGCAGCATGATCGCGATGTCGCTGGTGGCCCTCGTGCCGGTCATCGCCTTCTTCATGGCCTTCCAGCGGTATCTCATCGACGGCATGGCGACGTCCGGACTGAAGTGA